Genomic DNA from Niabella ginsenosidivorans:
TCTGAATGTGTTGCCAAAATTATTCCCCAGTTCATAACCTCTTATTTTAGGCGTCCAGCCTTTCAGATCTTTTCCGTTAAATAATTGTACCCATTTACGGGGAATAGGTTCCTGTGCATTGCAAAACCGGCAGGCAATAAGTATAAAAAGAAGAAAAAGGGATCGCATATAAGCTATATTAAATAAAAAGGTATAAAAATATGTATAACATTTAAAGATACTATTTTATTAATACGCTTACAAAACGGCTTTGGAAAAGCCCGAAAAATTATAAACCATTACTATATAAACGATCATTAAGAATGCAGCAGTAAAAACAAAATTTATCCCCATCAGGGAATAACCGTGCAATGCGGATTTATCAATTTATTAAATCTTCCGGAATTAATATTAAAACAATATAGCGGGGATAGGTTTGGGGACAAAACCATCCATAACATGCAAAGCGTTCAGAATTTTACAGCCAAGAACAGGATTTTTATCAATTTCCTGATTGTTTTTACACTGGTAACTGCACTTCCCAGTTTGCTGGTACCAAAGGAATATAGTTTTTACTGGTTGAATTTTTTCCATTGCAGGGAGCTGGATCATTTTTTTATTGCATATACTTATGTTGGCGACGGGCTGTTTTCAATATTGCTTGTATTATTGTTCTTTGTTTTTAAGAAACGCTTGTTGTCATTCCATTTATTGCTGTCATTTCTCTTTTCAGGGATCGTAGCCCAGGTACTGAAAAGCATCGTGCGTTTACCCCGGCCCATGGCCGCATTGGGAACAGGATCCTATCATTATTTTATAGAAGGGGTTACGCATTCCGGATATAACAGCTTCCCCTCCGGTCATACCGCTTCGGCTTTTGCGCTTGCCCTGCTGTGCGGTTTCTATATAAAGGATTTCAGGGTGCAGCTGCTCCTCTTTTTCCTGGCTTGTGTTGTTGGCTACTCCAGGATATATCTTGGTCAACATTTTTTAC
This window encodes:
- a CDS encoding phosphatase PAP2 family protein, translating into MQSVQNFTAKNRIFINFLIVFTLVTALPSLLVPKEYSFYWLNFFHCRELDHFFIAYTYVGDGLFSILLVLLFFVFKKRLLSFHLLLSFLFSGIVAQVLKSIVRLPRPMAALGTGSYHYFIEGVTHSGYNSFPSGHTASAFALALLCGFYIKDFRVQLLLFFLACVVGYSRIYLGQHFLPDVFAGMLIGCGTAISVRLFIKCPVWIRESDRLTEQLNATA